The following proteins are encoded in a genomic region of Phragmites australis chromosome 9, lpPhrAust1.1, whole genome shotgun sequence:
- the LOC133929193 gene encoding ABC transporter I family member 10-like: MSRGLTGGASSIRCLPSPSSSAVAVRPTLAAPPCPSRRVLASASPPPAPAPLAIEGRGVGLSVTTRRGRVLPVLKGCSLRVPPGKLWMLLGSNGCGKSTLLKVLAGFLNPSAGTVYINRPCSYVFQNPDHQVVMPTVESDVAFGLGKLNLSLDEVRSRVSKSLDAVGMLSYSQRPIQTLSGGQKQRVAIAGALAEASKVLLLDELTTFLDEHDQMGVLKAVRNSVAADGEVAALWVTHRLEELEYADGAIYMEDGKIISQGSVSTISRFIMKKQARYFGHFEL, from the exons ATGTCTCGTGGCCTCaccggcggcgcctcctccaTCCGCTGCTTGCCATCCCCGTcctcctccgccgtcgccgTTCGACCCACCCTAGCCGCTCCCCCTTGCCCAAGCCGGCGGGTGCTCGCCTCGGCCTCTCCTCCGCCTGCCCCGGCCCCGCTGGCCATCGAAGGCCGTGGCGTCGGGCTCTCGGTGACAACGCGGCGGGGGCGGGTGCTGCCGGTGCTCAAGGGTTGCTCCCTCCGCGTCCCGCCCGGGAAGCTCTGGATGCTCCTCGGCTCCAACGGCTGCGGCAAGTCCACATTGCTCAAG GTTTTAGCAGGTTTTCTTAATCCATCTGCGGGAACAGTGTATATAAATAGGCCATGCAGCTATGTCTTCCAAAATCCTGATCACCAG GTTGTGATGCCTACAGTGGAATCTGATGTTGCATTTGGTCTTGGTAAGCTCAACCTTTCCTTAGATGAGGTCAGGTCAAGGGTATCGAAATCTTTGGATGCCGTTGGAATGTTGAGCTACTCTCAA AGGCCAATCCAAACTCTGAGTGGTGGGCAGAAACAGAGAGTTGCAATTGCCGGTGCTTTGGCTGAAGCATCTAAAGTACTACTACTGGACGAACTGACCACATTCCTAGATGAACATGACCAG ATGGGCGTGTTAAAGGCGGTAAGAAACTCTGTAGCTGCTGATGGGGAGGTTGCCGCATTATGGGTGACTCATCGGCTAGAAGAACTGGAATATGCAGATGGTGCTATTTATATGGAAGATGGCAAGATAATCAGTCAAGGCAGCGTCTCTACCATATCAAGATTTATAATGAAAAAACAAGCTCGGTACTTTGGTCATTTTGAGTTATGA
- the LOC133928154 gene encoding uncharacterized protein LOC133928154 has translation MVHSRPGLGRTREEFPVTTYALRRDFGVFAHVLKMDVESVRCKCCGLKEDCTREYIENVRGNFGGKWLCGLCSEAVGDQIGRDRSNQDGIEEAIKAHTEFCRMPLSSPAVRVADGMKEMLRRRSRDKMRPATPSKARPV, from the exons ATGGTGCACTCAAGGCCTGGGCTCGGACGGACGCGTGAGGAGTTCCCGGTTACGACGTACGCCCTGCGCCGTGATTTCGGGGTCTTCGCACACG TACTGAAGATGGACGTTGAATCGGTGAGGTGCAAATGTTGTGGCCTGAAAGAGGACTGCACTCGGGAATACATAGAGAACGTCAGGGGCAATTTCGGAGGGAAATGGCTCTGTGGCTTATGCTCAGAAGCCGTCGGGGATCAAATTGGTCGTGACAGGAGCAACCAGGATGGAATTGAAGAGGCTATCAAGGCTCACACGGAATTCTGCAGGATGCCGCTGTCAAGCCCAGCAGTCCGGGTGGCCGATGGCATGAAGGAGATGCTCAGGAGGAGGTCAAGGGACAAGATGAGGCCAGCAACACCATCAAAGGCGCGCCCAGTCTAG
- the LOC133929194 gene encoding single-stranded DNA-binding protein, mitochondrial-like isoform X1 — translation MCHFEKRNDSPQFLSKQADRCPHLSLCLPLSVPRFNMSPVGTGLLKGLRRVLERQRNSIDFCRKSQAWSSTVSFSDLDEKGDVDYDVDHTDSKRELQPQSVDPQKGWGFRGVHRAIICGKVGQVPVQKILRNGRTVTVFTVGTGGMFDQRVVGPEDMPKPAQWHRIAVHNDYLGAYAVQKLVKNAAVYVEGDIETRVYNDSINAQVRNIPEICVRRDGKIRLVKSGDSASSISLDDLREGLF, via the exons ATGTGTCACTTTGAGAAGAGAAATGACTCGCCCCAGTTTTTATCAAAGCAGGCAGACCGCTGTCCACATTTATCGCTTTGTCTTCCCCTGTCCGTGCCCAG ATTCAACATGAGTCCTGTCGGCACTGGATTGCTAAAGGGCTTGAGGAGGGTCTTGGAACGGCAAAGGAATTCAATTG ATTTCTGCAGAAAATCACAAGCTTGGAGTTCTACGGTTTCTTTTTCTGACCTTGATGAGAAGGGTGACGTGGACTATGACGTTGATCATACAGATTCAAAGAGAGAGTTACAACCCCAAAGTGTAGATCCCCAAAAGGGCTGGGGATTCCGTGGGGTGCACAGG GCTATAATCTGCGGTAAAGTTGGACAAGTGCCTGTGCAAAAAATTTTAAGGAATGGACGTACAGTAACTGTTTTTACTGTTGGAACTGGTGGCATGTTTGACCAGAGGGTAGTTGGACCTGAGGATATGCCAAAACCAGCTCAGTGGCATCGAATAGCTGTTCATAATGACTATCTAGGTGCTTATGCTGTTCAGAAGCTGGTGAAGAA TGCTGCAGTTTATGTTGAGGGTGATATTGAAACCAGGGTCTACAATGACAGCATCAATGCTCAAGTCAGAAATATACCAGAGATCTGTGTTCGACGCGATG GCAAGATTCGACTGGTTAAATCTGGGGACAGTGCTTCTAGCATATCACTAGATGATCTAA GAGAAGGACTATTCTAG
- the LOC133929194 gene encoding single-stranded DNA-binding protein, mitochondrial-like isoform X2, whose protein sequence is MSPVGTGLLKGLRRVLERQRNSIDFCRKSQAWSSTVSFSDLDEKGDVDYDVDHTDSKRELQPQSVDPQKGWGFRGVHRAIICGKVGQVPVQKILRNGRTVTVFTVGTGGMFDQRVVGPEDMPKPAQWHRIAVHNDYLGAYAVQKLVKNAAVYVEGDIETRVYNDSINAQVRNIPEICVRRDGKIRLVKSGDSASSISLDDLREGLF, encoded by the exons ATGAGTCCTGTCGGCACTGGATTGCTAAAGGGCTTGAGGAGGGTCTTGGAACGGCAAAGGAATTCAATTG ATTTCTGCAGAAAATCACAAGCTTGGAGTTCTACGGTTTCTTTTTCTGACCTTGATGAGAAGGGTGACGTGGACTATGACGTTGATCATACAGATTCAAAGAGAGAGTTACAACCCCAAAGTGTAGATCCCCAAAAGGGCTGGGGATTCCGTGGGGTGCACAGG GCTATAATCTGCGGTAAAGTTGGACAAGTGCCTGTGCAAAAAATTTTAAGGAATGGACGTACAGTAACTGTTTTTACTGTTGGAACTGGTGGCATGTTTGACCAGAGGGTAGTTGGACCTGAGGATATGCCAAAACCAGCTCAGTGGCATCGAATAGCTGTTCATAATGACTATCTAGGTGCTTATGCTGTTCAGAAGCTGGTGAAGAA TGCTGCAGTTTATGTTGAGGGTGATATTGAAACCAGGGTCTACAATGACAGCATCAATGCTCAAGTCAGAAATATACCAGAGATCTGTGTTCGACGCGATG GCAAGATTCGACTGGTTAAATCTGGGGACAGTGCTTCTAGCATATCACTAGATGATCTAA GAGAAGGACTATTCTAG